The proteins below are encoded in one region of Macaca nemestrina isolate mMacNem1 chromosome 10, mMacNem.hap1, whole genome shotgun sequence:
- the LOC105482008 gene encoding germ cell-specific gene 1 protein isoform X8, whose product MSDSSQLTQNVCLTQEMELAKAFSGQRTLLSAVLSMLSLSFSTISLLSNYWFVGTQKVPKPLCEKGLAAKCFDMPVSLDGDTTNTSTQEVVQYNWETGDDRFSFRSFRSGIWLSCEETVEEPGERCRSFIELTPPTERGEKGLLEFATLQGPCHPTLRFGGKRLMEKASLPSPPLGLCGKNPMVIPGNADHLHRTSIHQLPPATNGLATYCEPCLWAQTERLCCCFLCAVRSLGDGGPHDVFTSLPGDCQLGSGRLETPCLELWLGLLHGLALLHLLHGVSCHHLQHVHQDGAGVQVQA is encoded by the exons ATGAGCGATTCCTCTCAACTGACTCAAAATGTTTGCCTCACCCAGGAG ATGGAGCTCGCGAAGGCCTTCTCTGGCCAGCGGACACTCCTATCTGCCGTCCTCAGCATGCTATCACTCAGCTTCTCCACAATATCCCTGCTCAGCAACTACTGGTTTGTGGGCACACAGAAGGTGCCCAAGCCCCTGTGCGAGAAAGGTCTGGCAGCCAAGTGCTTTGACATGCCAGTGTCCCTGGATGGAGATACCACCAACACATCCACCCAGGAGGTGGTACAATACAACTGGGAGACTGGGGATGACCGGTTCTCCTTCCGGAGCTTCCGGAGTGGCATATGGCTATCCTGTGAGGAAACTGTGGAAGAACCAG GGGAGAGGTGCCGAAGTTTCATTGAACTCACACCACCAACCGAGAGAGGTGAGAAAGGACTACTGGAATTTGCCACGTTGCAAGGCCCATGTCACCCCACTCTCCGATTTGGAGGGAAGCGGTTGATGGAGAaggcttccctcccctcccctcccttgggGCTTTGTGGCAA AAATCCTATGGTTATCCCTGGGAACGCAGATCACCTACATCGGACTTCAATTCATCAGCTTCCTCCTGCTACTAATGGACTTGCTACTTACTGCGAACCCTGCCTGTGGGCTCAAACTGAGCGCCTTTGCTGCTGTTTCCTCTGTGCTGTCAG GTCTCTTGGGGATGGTGGCCCACATGATGTATTCACAAGTCTTCCAGGCGACTGCCAACTTGGGTCCGGAAGACTGGAGACCCCATGTTTGGAATTATGGCTGGGCCTTCTA CATGGCCTGGCTCTCCTTCACCTGCTGCATGGCGTCAGCTGTCACCACCTTCAACACGTACACCAGGATGGTGCTGGAGTTCAAGTGCAAGCATAG
- the LOC105482008 gene encoding germ cell-specific gene 1 protein isoform X7 translates to MSDSSQLTQNVCLTQEMELAKAFSGQRTLLSAVLSMLSLSFSTISLLSNYWFVGTQKVPKPLCEKGLAAKCFDMPVSLDGDTTNTSTQEVVQYNWETGDDRFSFRSFRSGIWLSCEETVEEPGERCRSFIELTPPTERGEKGLLEFATLQGPCHPTLRFGGKRLMEKASLPSPPLGLCGKNPMVIPGNADHLHRTSIHQLPPATNGLATYCEPCLWAQTERLCCCFLCAVRALPSCFLCRSLGDGGPHDVFTSLPGDCQLGSGRLETPCLELWLGLLHGLALLHLLHGVSCHHLQHVHQDGAGVQVQA, encoded by the exons ATGAGCGATTCCTCTCAACTGACTCAAAATGTTTGCCTCACCCAGGAG ATGGAGCTCGCGAAGGCCTTCTCTGGCCAGCGGACACTCCTATCTGCCGTCCTCAGCATGCTATCACTCAGCTTCTCCACAATATCCCTGCTCAGCAACTACTGGTTTGTGGGCACACAGAAGGTGCCCAAGCCCCTGTGCGAGAAAGGTCTGGCAGCCAAGTGCTTTGACATGCCAGTGTCCCTGGATGGAGATACCACCAACACATCCACCCAGGAGGTGGTACAATACAACTGGGAGACTGGGGATGACCGGTTCTCCTTCCGGAGCTTCCGGAGTGGCATATGGCTATCCTGTGAGGAAACTGTGGAAGAACCAG GGGAGAGGTGCCGAAGTTTCATTGAACTCACACCACCAACCGAGAGAGGTGAGAAAGGACTACTGGAATTTGCCACGTTGCAAGGCCCATGTCACCCCACTCTCCGATTTGGAGGGAAGCGGTTGATGGAGAaggcttccctcccctcccctcccttgggGCTTTGTGGCAA AAATCCTATGGTTATCCCTGGGAACGCAGATCACCTACATCGGACTTCAATTCATCAGCTTCCTCCTGCTACTAATGGACTTGCTACTTACTGCGAACCCTGCCTGTGGGCTCAAACTGAGCGCCTTTGCTGCTGTTTCCTCTGTGCTGTCAG GGCTCTGCCTTCCTGTTTCCTCTGTAGGTCTCTTGGGGATGGTGGCCCACATGATGTATTCACAAGTCTTCCAGGCGACTGCCAACTTGGGTCCGGAAGACTGGAGACCCCATGTTTGGAATTATGGCTGGGCCTTCTA CATGGCCTGGCTCTCCTTCACCTGCTGCATGGCGTCAGCTGTCACCACCTTCAACACGTACACCAGGATGGTGCTGGAGTTCAAGTGCAAGCATAG
- the LOC105482008 gene encoding germ cell-specific gene 1 protein isoform X10, which produces MSDSSQLTQNVCLTQEMELAKAFSGQRTLLSAVLSMLSLSFSTISLLSNYWFVGTQKVPKPLCEKGLAAKCFDMPVSLDGDTTNTSTQEVVQYNWETGDDRFSFRSFRSGIWLSCEETVEEPALLHPQSWKQFRDLRSSGTAAAKGERCRSFIELTPPTERGEKGLLEFATLQGPCHPTLRFGGKRLMEKASLPSPPLGLCGKNPMVIPGNADHLHRTSIHQLPPATNGLATYCEPCLWAQTERLCCCFLCAVRSLGDGGPHDVFTSLPGDCQLGSGRLETPCLELWLGLLVTWPGSPSPAAWRQLSPPSTRTPGWCWSSSASIVRASRNPRTADHITTGVSLGSCQVQPPPRVL; this is translated from the exons ATGAGCGATTCCTCTCAACTGACTCAAAATGTTTGCCTCACCCAGGAG ATGGAGCTCGCGAAGGCCTTCTCTGGCCAGCGGACACTCCTATCTGCCGTCCTCAGCATGCTATCACTCAGCTTCTCCACAATATCCCTGCTCAGCAACTACTGGTTTGTGGGCACACAGAAGGTGCCCAAGCCCCTGTGCGAGAAAGGTCTGGCAGCCAAGTGCTTTGACATGCCAGTGTCCCTGGATGGAGATACCACCAACACATCCACCCAGGAGGTGGTACAATACAACTGGGAGACTGGGGATGACCGGTTCTCCTTCCGGAGCTTCCGGAGTGGCATATGGCTATCCTGTGAGGAAACTGTGGAAGAACCAG CACTGCTCCATCCCCAGTCCTGGAAACAATTTAGAGACCTTCGGTCCAGTGGTACAGCGGCAGCAAAAG GGGAGAGGTGCCGAAGTTTCATTGAACTCACACCACCAACCGAGAGAGGTGAGAAAGGACTACTGGAATTTGCCACGTTGCAAGGCCCATGTCACCCCACTCTCCGATTTGGAGGGAAGCGGTTGATGGAGAaggcttccctcccctcccctcccttgggGCTTTGTGGCAA AAATCCTATGGTTATCCCTGGGAACGCAGATCACCTACATCGGACTTCAATTCATCAGCTTCCTCCTGCTACTAATGGACTTGCTACTTACTGCGAACCCTGCCTGTGGGCTCAAACTGAGCGCCTTTGCTGCTGTTTCCTCTGTGCTGTCAG GTCTCTTGGGGATGGTGGCCCACATGATGTATTCACAAGTCTTCCAGGCGACTGCCAACTTGGGTCCGGAAGACTGGAGACCCCATGTTTGGAATTATGGCTGGGCCTTCTAGTAA CATGGCCTGGCTCTCCTTCACCTGCTGCATGGCGTCAGCTGTCACCACCTTCAACACGTACACCAGGATGGTGCTGGAGTTCAAGTGCAAGCATAGTAAGAGCTTCAAGGAACCCCCGAACTGCCGACCACATCACCACCGGTGTTTCCCTCGGCAGCTGTCAAGTGCAGCCCCCACCACGGGTTCTTTGA
- the LOC105482008 gene encoding germ cell-specific gene 1 protein isoform X6 produces MSDSSQLTQNVCLTQEMELAKAFSGQRTLLSAVLSMLSLSFSTISLLSNYWFVGTQKVPKPLCEKGLAAKCFDMPVSLDGDTTNTSTQEVVQYNWETGDDRFSFRSFRSGIWLSCEETVEEPALLHPQSWKQFRDLRSSGTAAAKGERCRSFIELTPPTERGEKGLLEFATLQGPCHPTLRFGGKRLMEKASLPSPPLGLCGKNPMVIPGNADHLHRTSIHQLPPATNGLATYCEPCLWAQTERLCCCFLCAVRSLGDGGPHDVFTSLPGDCQLGSGRLETPCLELWLGLLHGLALLHLLHGVSCHHLQHVHQDGAGVQVQA; encoded by the exons ATGAGCGATTCCTCTCAACTGACTCAAAATGTTTGCCTCACCCAGGAG ATGGAGCTCGCGAAGGCCTTCTCTGGCCAGCGGACACTCCTATCTGCCGTCCTCAGCATGCTATCACTCAGCTTCTCCACAATATCCCTGCTCAGCAACTACTGGTTTGTGGGCACACAGAAGGTGCCCAAGCCCCTGTGCGAGAAAGGTCTGGCAGCCAAGTGCTTTGACATGCCAGTGTCCCTGGATGGAGATACCACCAACACATCCACCCAGGAGGTGGTACAATACAACTGGGAGACTGGGGATGACCGGTTCTCCTTCCGGAGCTTCCGGAGTGGCATATGGCTATCCTGTGAGGAAACTGTGGAAGAACCAG CACTGCTCCATCCCCAGTCCTGGAAACAATTTAGAGACCTTCGGTCCAGTGGTACAGCGGCAGCAAAAG GGGAGAGGTGCCGAAGTTTCATTGAACTCACACCACCAACCGAGAGAGGTGAGAAAGGACTACTGGAATTTGCCACGTTGCAAGGCCCATGTCACCCCACTCTCCGATTTGGAGGGAAGCGGTTGATGGAGAaggcttccctcccctcccctcccttgggGCTTTGTGGCAA AAATCCTATGGTTATCCCTGGGAACGCAGATCACCTACATCGGACTTCAATTCATCAGCTTCCTCCTGCTACTAATGGACTTGCTACTTACTGCGAACCCTGCCTGTGGGCTCAAACTGAGCGCCTTTGCTGCTGTTTCCTCTGTGCTGTCAG GTCTCTTGGGGATGGTGGCCCACATGATGTATTCACAAGTCTTCCAGGCGACTGCCAACTTGGGTCCGGAAGACTGGAGACCCCATGTTTGGAATTATGGCTGGGCCTTCTA CATGGCCTGGCTCTCCTTCACCTGCTGCATGGCGTCAGCTGTCACCACCTTCAACACGTACACCAGGATGGTGCTGGAGTTCAAGTGCAAGCATAG
- the LOC105482008 gene encoding germ cell-specific gene 1 protein isoform X5, which translates to MSDSSQLTQNVCLTQEMELAKAFSGQRTLLSAVLSMLSLSFSTISLLSNYWFVGTQKVPKPLCEKGLAAKCFDMPVSLDGDTTNTSTQEVVQYNWETGDDRFSFRSFRSGIWLSCEETVEEPALLHPQSWKQFRDLRSSGTAAAKGERCRSFIELTPPTERGEKGLLEFATLQGPCHPTLRFGGKRLMEKASLPSPPLGLCGKNPMVIPGNADHLHRTSIHQLPPATNGLATYCEPCLWAQTERLCCCFLCAVRALPSCFLCRSLGDGGPHDVFTSLPGDCQLGSGRLETPCLELWLGLLHGLALLHLLHGVSCHHLQHVHQDGAGVQVQA; encoded by the exons ATGAGCGATTCCTCTCAACTGACTCAAAATGTTTGCCTCACCCAGGAG ATGGAGCTCGCGAAGGCCTTCTCTGGCCAGCGGACACTCCTATCTGCCGTCCTCAGCATGCTATCACTCAGCTTCTCCACAATATCCCTGCTCAGCAACTACTGGTTTGTGGGCACACAGAAGGTGCCCAAGCCCCTGTGCGAGAAAGGTCTGGCAGCCAAGTGCTTTGACATGCCAGTGTCCCTGGATGGAGATACCACCAACACATCCACCCAGGAGGTGGTACAATACAACTGGGAGACTGGGGATGACCGGTTCTCCTTCCGGAGCTTCCGGAGTGGCATATGGCTATCCTGTGAGGAAACTGTGGAAGAACCAG CACTGCTCCATCCCCAGTCCTGGAAACAATTTAGAGACCTTCGGTCCAGTGGTACAGCGGCAGCAAAAG GGGAGAGGTGCCGAAGTTTCATTGAACTCACACCACCAACCGAGAGAGGTGAGAAAGGACTACTGGAATTTGCCACGTTGCAAGGCCCATGTCACCCCACTCTCCGATTTGGAGGGAAGCGGTTGATGGAGAaggcttccctcccctcccctcccttgggGCTTTGTGGCAA AAATCCTATGGTTATCCCTGGGAACGCAGATCACCTACATCGGACTTCAATTCATCAGCTTCCTCCTGCTACTAATGGACTTGCTACTTACTGCGAACCCTGCCTGTGGGCTCAAACTGAGCGCCTTTGCTGCTGTTTCCTCTGTGCTGTCAG GGCTCTGCCTTCCTGTTTCCTCTGTAGGTCTCTTGGGGATGGTGGCCCACATGATGTATTCACAAGTCTTCCAGGCGACTGCCAACTTGGGTCCGGAAGACTGGAGACCCCATGTTTGGAATTATGGCTGGGCCTTCTA CATGGCCTGGCTCTCCTTCACCTGCTGCATGGCGTCAGCTGTCACCACCTTCAACACGTACACCAGGATGGTGCTGGAGTTCAAGTGCAAGCATAG
- the LOC105482008 gene encoding germ cell-specific gene 1 protein isoform X1 — protein MSDSSQLTQNVCLTQEMELAKAFSGQRTLLSAVLSMLSLSFSTISLLSNYWFVGTQKVPKPLCEKGLAAKCFDMPVSLDGDTTNTSTQEVVQYNWETGDDRFSFRSFRSGIWLSCEETVEEPALLHPQSWKQFRDLRSSGTAAAKGERCRSFIELTPPTEREILWLSLGTQITYIGLQFISFLLLLMDLLLTANPACGLKLSAFAAVSSVLSGLCLPVSSVGLLGMVAHMMYSQVFQATANLGPEDWRPHVWNYGWAFYMAWLSFTCCMASAVTTFNTYTRMVLEFKCKHSKSFKEPPNCRPHHHRCFPRQLSSAAPTTGSLTGYHQYHNQPIHSVSEGVDFYSELRNKGFQREASQELKAAVRSSVEEEQC, from the exons ATGAGCGATTCCTCTCAACTGACTCAAAATGTTTGCCTCACCCAGGAG ATGGAGCTCGCGAAGGCCTTCTCTGGCCAGCGGACACTCCTATCTGCCGTCCTCAGCATGCTATCACTCAGCTTCTCCACAATATCCCTGCTCAGCAACTACTGGTTTGTGGGCACACAGAAGGTGCCCAAGCCCCTGTGCGAGAAAGGTCTGGCAGCCAAGTGCTTTGACATGCCAGTGTCCCTGGATGGAGATACCACCAACACATCCACCCAGGAGGTGGTACAATACAACTGGGAGACTGGGGATGACCGGTTCTCCTTCCGGAGCTTCCGGAGTGGCATATGGCTATCCTGTGAGGAAACTGTGGAAGAACCAG CACTGCTCCATCCCCAGTCCTGGAAACAATTTAGAGACCTTCGGTCCAGTGGTACAGCGGCAGCAAAAG GGGAGAGGTGCCGAAGTTTCATTGAACTCACACCACCAACCGAGAGAG AAATCCTATGGTTATCCCTGGGAACGCAGATCACCTACATCGGACTTCAATTCATCAGCTTCCTCCTGCTACTAATGGACTTGCTACTTACTGCGAACCCTGCCTGTGGGCTCAAACTGAGCGCCTTTGCTGCTGTTTCCTCTGTGCTGTCAG GGCTCTGCCTTCCTGTTTCCTCTGTAGGTCTCTTGGGGATGGTGGCCCACATGATGTATTCACAAGTCTTCCAGGCGACTGCCAACTTGGGTCCGGAAGACTGGAGACCCCATGTTTGGAATTATGGCTGGGCCTTCTA CATGGCCTGGCTCTCCTTCACCTGCTGCATGGCGTCAGCTGTCACCACCTTCAACACGTACACCAGGATGGTGCTGGAGTTCAAGTGCAAGCATAGTAAGAGCTTCAAGGAACCCCCGAACTGCCGACCACATCACCACCGGTGTTTCCCTCGGCAGCTGTCAAGTGCAGCCCCCACCACGGGTTCTTTGACCGGCTACCACCAGTATCATAATCAGCCCATCCACTCTGTCTCTGAGGGAGTCGACTTCTACTCTGAGCTGCGGAACAAGGGATTTCAACGAGAGGCCAGCCAGGAGCTGAAAGCAGCAGTTAGGTCATCTGTAGAGGAAGAGCAGTGTTAG
- the LOC105482008 gene encoding germ cell-specific gene 1 protein isoform X4 — protein sequence MSDSSQLTQNVCLTQEMELAKAFSGQRTLLSAVLSMLSLSFSTISLLSNYWFVGTQKVPKPLCEKGLAAKCFDMPVSLDGDTTNTSTQEVVQYNWETGDDRFSFRSFRSGIWLSCEETVEEPGERCRSFIELTPPTEREILWLSLGTQITYIGLQFISFLLLLMDLLLTANPACGLKLSAFAAVSSVLSGLLGMVAHMMYSQVFQATANLGPEDWRPHVWNYGWAFYMAWLSFTCCMASAVTTFNTYTRMVLEFKCKHSKSFKEPPNCRPHHHRCFPRQLSSAAPTTGSLTGYHQYHNQPIHSVSEGVDFYSELRNKGFQREASQELKAAVRSSVEEEQC from the exons ATGAGCGATTCCTCTCAACTGACTCAAAATGTTTGCCTCACCCAGGAG ATGGAGCTCGCGAAGGCCTTCTCTGGCCAGCGGACACTCCTATCTGCCGTCCTCAGCATGCTATCACTCAGCTTCTCCACAATATCCCTGCTCAGCAACTACTGGTTTGTGGGCACACAGAAGGTGCCCAAGCCCCTGTGCGAGAAAGGTCTGGCAGCCAAGTGCTTTGACATGCCAGTGTCCCTGGATGGAGATACCACCAACACATCCACCCAGGAGGTGGTACAATACAACTGGGAGACTGGGGATGACCGGTTCTCCTTCCGGAGCTTCCGGAGTGGCATATGGCTATCCTGTGAGGAAACTGTGGAAGAACCAG GGGAGAGGTGCCGAAGTTTCATTGAACTCACACCACCAACCGAGAGAG AAATCCTATGGTTATCCCTGGGAACGCAGATCACCTACATCGGACTTCAATTCATCAGCTTCCTCCTGCTACTAATGGACTTGCTACTTACTGCGAACCCTGCCTGTGGGCTCAAACTGAGCGCCTTTGCTGCTGTTTCCTCTGTGCTGTCAG GTCTCTTGGGGATGGTGGCCCACATGATGTATTCACAAGTCTTCCAGGCGACTGCCAACTTGGGTCCGGAAGACTGGAGACCCCATGTTTGGAATTATGGCTGGGCCTTCTA CATGGCCTGGCTCTCCTTCACCTGCTGCATGGCGTCAGCTGTCACCACCTTCAACACGTACACCAGGATGGTGCTGGAGTTCAAGTGCAAGCATAGTAAGAGCTTCAAGGAACCCCCGAACTGCCGACCACATCACCACCGGTGTTTCCCTCGGCAGCTGTCAAGTGCAGCCCCCACCACGGGTTCTTTGACCGGCTACCACCAGTATCATAATCAGCCCATCCACTCTGTCTCTGAGGGAGTCGACTTCTACTCTGAGCTGCGGAACAAGGGATTTCAACGAGAGGCCAGCCAGGAGCTGAAAGCAGCAGTTAGGTCATCTGTAGAGGAAGAGCAGTGTTAG
- the LOC105482008 gene encoding germ cell-specific gene 1 protein isoform X9 — MSDSSQLTQNVCLTQEMELAKAFSGQRTLLSAVLSMLSLSFSTISLLSNYWFVGTQKVPKPLCEKGLAAKCFDMPVSLDGDTTNTSTQEVVQYNWETGDDRFSFRSFRSGIWLSCEETVEEPALLHPQSWKQFRDLRSSGTAAAKGERCRSFIELTPPTERGEKGLLEFATLQGPCHPTLRFGGKRLMEKASLPSPPLGLCEILWLSLGTQITYIGLQFISFLLLLMDLLLTANPACGLKLSAFAAVSSVLSGLLGMVAHMMYSQVFQATANLGPEDWRPHVWNYGWAFYMAWLSFTCCMASAVTTFNTYTRMVLEFKCKHSKSFKEPPNCRPHHHRCFPRQLSSAAPTTGSLTGYHQYHNQPIHSVSEGVDFYSELRNKGFQREASQELKAAVRSSVEEEQC, encoded by the exons ATGAGCGATTCCTCTCAACTGACTCAAAATGTTTGCCTCACCCAGGAG ATGGAGCTCGCGAAGGCCTTCTCTGGCCAGCGGACACTCCTATCTGCCGTCCTCAGCATGCTATCACTCAGCTTCTCCACAATATCCCTGCTCAGCAACTACTGGTTTGTGGGCACACAGAAGGTGCCCAAGCCCCTGTGCGAGAAAGGTCTGGCAGCCAAGTGCTTTGACATGCCAGTGTCCCTGGATGGAGATACCACCAACACATCCACCCAGGAGGTGGTACAATACAACTGGGAGACTGGGGATGACCGGTTCTCCTTCCGGAGCTTCCGGAGTGGCATATGGCTATCCTGTGAGGAAACTGTGGAAGAACCAG CACTGCTCCATCCCCAGTCCTGGAAACAATTTAGAGACCTTCGGTCCAGTGGTACAGCGGCAGCAAAAG GGGAGAGGTGCCGAAGTTTCATTGAACTCACACCACCAACCGAGAGAGGTGAGAAAGGACTACTGGAATTTGCCACGTTGCAAGGCCCATGTCACCCCACTCTCCGATTTGGAGGGAAGCGGTTGATGGAGAaggcttccctcccctcccctcccttgggGCTTTGTG AAATCCTATGGTTATCCCTGGGAACGCAGATCACCTACATCGGACTTCAATTCATCAGCTTCCTCCTGCTACTAATGGACTTGCTACTTACTGCGAACCCTGCCTGTGGGCTCAAACTGAGCGCCTTTGCTGCTGTTTCCTCTGTGCTGTCAG GTCTCTTGGGGATGGTGGCCCACATGATGTATTCACAAGTCTTCCAGGCGACTGCCAACTTGGGTCCGGAAGACTGGAGACCCCATGTTTGGAATTATGGCTGGGCCTTCTA CATGGCCTGGCTCTCCTTCACCTGCTGCATGGCGTCAGCTGTCACCACCTTCAACACGTACACCAGGATGGTGCTGGAGTTCAAGTGCAAGCATAGTAAGAGCTTCAAGGAACCCCCGAACTGCCGACCACATCACCACCGGTGTTTCCCTCGGCAGCTGTCAAGTGCAGCCCCCACCACGGGTTCTTTGACCGGCTACCACCAGTATCATAATCAGCCCATCCACTCTGTCTCTGAGGGAGTCGACTTCTACTCTGAGCTGCGGAACAAGGGATTTCAACGAGAGGCCAGCCAGGAGCTGAAAGCAGCAGTTAGGTCATCTGTAGAGGAAGAGCAGTGTTAG
- the LOC105482008 gene encoding germ cell-specific gene 1 protein isoform X2 has product MSDSSQLTQNVCLTQEMELAKAFSGQRTLLSAVLSMLSLSFSTISLLSNYWFVGTQKVPKPLCEKGLAAKCFDMPVSLDGDTTNTSTQEVVQYNWETGDDRFSFRSFRSGIWLSCEETVEEPALLHPQSWKQFRDLRSSGTAAAKGERCRSFIELTPPTEREILWLSLGTQITYIGLQFISFLLLLMDLLLTANPACGLKLSAFAAVSSVLSGLLGMVAHMMYSQVFQATANLGPEDWRPHVWNYGWAFYMAWLSFTCCMASAVTTFNTYTRMVLEFKCKHSKSFKEPPNCRPHHHRCFPRQLSSAAPTTGSLTGYHQYHNQPIHSVSEGVDFYSELRNKGFQREASQELKAAVRSSVEEEQC; this is encoded by the exons ATGAGCGATTCCTCTCAACTGACTCAAAATGTTTGCCTCACCCAGGAG ATGGAGCTCGCGAAGGCCTTCTCTGGCCAGCGGACACTCCTATCTGCCGTCCTCAGCATGCTATCACTCAGCTTCTCCACAATATCCCTGCTCAGCAACTACTGGTTTGTGGGCACACAGAAGGTGCCCAAGCCCCTGTGCGAGAAAGGTCTGGCAGCCAAGTGCTTTGACATGCCAGTGTCCCTGGATGGAGATACCACCAACACATCCACCCAGGAGGTGGTACAATACAACTGGGAGACTGGGGATGACCGGTTCTCCTTCCGGAGCTTCCGGAGTGGCATATGGCTATCCTGTGAGGAAACTGTGGAAGAACCAG CACTGCTCCATCCCCAGTCCTGGAAACAATTTAGAGACCTTCGGTCCAGTGGTACAGCGGCAGCAAAAG GGGAGAGGTGCCGAAGTTTCATTGAACTCACACCACCAACCGAGAGAG AAATCCTATGGTTATCCCTGGGAACGCAGATCACCTACATCGGACTTCAATTCATCAGCTTCCTCCTGCTACTAATGGACTTGCTACTTACTGCGAACCCTGCCTGTGGGCTCAAACTGAGCGCCTTTGCTGCTGTTTCCTCTGTGCTGTCAG GTCTCTTGGGGATGGTGGCCCACATGATGTATTCACAAGTCTTCCAGGCGACTGCCAACTTGGGTCCGGAAGACTGGAGACCCCATGTTTGGAATTATGGCTGGGCCTTCTA CATGGCCTGGCTCTCCTTCACCTGCTGCATGGCGTCAGCTGTCACCACCTTCAACACGTACACCAGGATGGTGCTGGAGTTCAAGTGCAAGCATAGTAAGAGCTTCAAGGAACCCCCGAACTGCCGACCACATCACCACCGGTGTTTCCCTCGGCAGCTGTCAAGTGCAGCCCCCACCACGGGTTCTTTGACCGGCTACCACCAGTATCATAATCAGCCCATCCACTCTGTCTCTGAGGGAGTCGACTTCTACTCTGAGCTGCGGAACAAGGGATTTCAACGAGAGGCCAGCCAGGAGCTGAAAGCAGCAGTTAGGTCATCTGTAGAGGAAGAGCAGTGTTAG
- the LOC105482008 gene encoding germ cell-specific gene 1 protein isoform X3, translating into MSDSSQLTQNVCLTQEMELAKAFSGQRTLLSAVLSMLSLSFSTISLLSNYWFVGTQKVPKPLCEKGLAAKCFDMPVSLDGDTTNTSTQEVVQYNWETGDDRFSFRSFRSGIWLSCEETVEEPGERCRSFIELTPPTEREILWLSLGTQITYIGLQFISFLLLLMDLLLTANPACGLKLSAFAAVSSVLSGLCLPVSSVGLLGMVAHMMYSQVFQATANLGPEDWRPHVWNYGWAFYMAWLSFTCCMASAVTTFNTYTRMVLEFKCKHSKSFKEPPNCRPHHHRCFPRQLSSAAPTTGSLTGYHQYHNQPIHSVSEGVDFYSELRNKGFQREASQELKAAVRSSVEEEQC; encoded by the exons ATGAGCGATTCCTCTCAACTGACTCAAAATGTTTGCCTCACCCAGGAG ATGGAGCTCGCGAAGGCCTTCTCTGGCCAGCGGACACTCCTATCTGCCGTCCTCAGCATGCTATCACTCAGCTTCTCCACAATATCCCTGCTCAGCAACTACTGGTTTGTGGGCACACAGAAGGTGCCCAAGCCCCTGTGCGAGAAAGGTCTGGCAGCCAAGTGCTTTGACATGCCAGTGTCCCTGGATGGAGATACCACCAACACATCCACCCAGGAGGTGGTACAATACAACTGGGAGACTGGGGATGACCGGTTCTCCTTCCGGAGCTTCCGGAGTGGCATATGGCTATCCTGTGAGGAAACTGTGGAAGAACCAG GGGAGAGGTGCCGAAGTTTCATTGAACTCACACCACCAACCGAGAGAG AAATCCTATGGTTATCCCTGGGAACGCAGATCACCTACATCGGACTTCAATTCATCAGCTTCCTCCTGCTACTAATGGACTTGCTACTTACTGCGAACCCTGCCTGTGGGCTCAAACTGAGCGCCTTTGCTGCTGTTTCCTCTGTGCTGTCAG GGCTCTGCCTTCCTGTTTCCTCTGTAGGTCTCTTGGGGATGGTGGCCCACATGATGTATTCACAAGTCTTCCAGGCGACTGCCAACTTGGGTCCGGAAGACTGGAGACCCCATGTTTGGAATTATGGCTGGGCCTTCTA CATGGCCTGGCTCTCCTTCACCTGCTGCATGGCGTCAGCTGTCACCACCTTCAACACGTACACCAGGATGGTGCTGGAGTTCAAGTGCAAGCATAGTAAGAGCTTCAAGGAACCCCCGAACTGCCGACCACATCACCACCGGTGTTTCCCTCGGCAGCTGTCAAGTGCAGCCCCCACCACGGGTTCTTTGACCGGCTACCACCAGTATCATAATCAGCCCATCCACTCTGTCTCTGAGGGAGTCGACTTCTACTCTGAGCTGCGGAACAAGGGATTTCAACGAGAGGCCAGCCAGGAGCTGAAAGCAGCAGTTAGGTCATCTGTAGAGGAAGAGCAGTGTTAG